Proteins from a genomic interval of Euleptes europaea isolate rEulEur1 chromosome 16, rEulEur1.hap1, whole genome shotgun sequence:
- the EDNRB gene encoding endothelin receptor type B, with amino-acid sequence MGGRRLGALWSLAILASCVAAGERGGAAEGSSPPPPGTPSQGRGGNASRPLAPRHPPCPRRPAIQQSFKYVNTLVAGAVFVLGLVGNATLLRIIYKNKCMRNGPNVLIASLALGDLLHILLDIPVHLYRLHSGGNWPFGAEICKLVPFIQKTSVGITVLSLCALSIDRYRAVASWSRIKGIGVPKWTAVEIVLIWTASLVLAVPEAIGFDMIVIEYRGENIRTCLLNPRQKTPFMQFYKETKDWWLFSFYFCLPLAITAIFYTLMTCEMLRKKSGMQIALNDHLKQRREVAKTVFCLVLVFALCWLPLHLSRILKLTVYNDSDPNRCEFLSFLLVMDYIGINMASLNSCINPIALYFVSKRFKNCFKLCLCCWCQSKDMLSLEEKQSCLKFRANDHGYDNFRSSNKYSSS; translated from the exons ATGGGCGGCCGCCGCCTGGGCGCGCTCTGGAGCCTGGCCATCCTGGCCAGCTGCGTCGCAGCCGGGGAGCGCGGCGGCGCGGCGGAGGGGAGCAGCCCGCCACCCCCCGGCACCCCCTCGCAGGGGCGGGGAGGCAACGCGTCGCGGCCCCTCGCCCCCCGCCACCCCCCGTGCCCCCGGCGGCCGGCCATCCAGCAGTCCTTCAAGTACGTCAACACGCTGGTGGCCGGCGCGGTCTTCGTGCTGGGCCTCGTGGGCAACGCCACGCTGCTGAGGATCATCTACAAGAACAAGTGCATGCGGAACGGGCCCAACGTCCTCATCGCCAGCCTGGCCCTGGGCGACCTGCTCCACATCCTCCTCGACATCCCCGTCCACCTGTACAGG CTCCATTCTGGAGGAAACTGGCCGTTTGGAGCAGAAATATGTAAACTGGTCCCCTTCATCCAGAAGACATCAGTGGGCATCACAGTGTTAAGTTTATGTGCTCTCAGTATTGACAG GTATCGGGCTGTAGCTTCCTGGAGCCGTATCAAGGGAATTGGAGTGCCCAAGTGGACAGCTGTAGAAATCGTATTGATCTGGACCGCGTCTCTTGTCCTAGCCGTTCCTGAAGCGATAGGCTTCGATATGATTGTTATCGAATACAGAGGAGAGAACATTCGGACCTGTCTGCTAAATCCCCGGCAAAAAACACCTTTCATGCAG TTCTACAAGGAAACTAAAGATTGGTGGCTGTTTAGCTTTTATTTCTGTTTGCCGCTGGCAATCACCGCCATCTTCTATACCTTGATGACCTGCGAGATGCTAAGAAAGAAGAGTGGGATGCAGATTGCTTTAAATGACCACTTAAAACAA AGACGAGAAGTGGCCAAAACCGTGTTCTGCTTAGTGCTCGTTTTCGCGTTGTGTTGGCTCCCCCTTCACCTTAGTAGAATATTGAAGCTCACCGTTTACAATGACAGTGACCCCAATAGATGTGAATTCTTGAG CTTTTTGCTGGTCATGGACTACATTGGTATTAACATGGCATCTCTGAATTCCTGCATTAATCCTATCGCTCTCTATTTTGTAAGCAAAAGATTCAAGAACTGCTTTAAG TTGTGCCTGTGTTGCTGGTGTCAGTCCAAAGATATGCTGTCCTTGGAAGAGAAACAGTCCTGCCTAAAGTTCAGAGCTAATGATCACGGATACGACAATTTCCGCTCCAGTAACAAGTACAGCTCATCTTAA